CACTGGCCCGGCtaaaggggtaatatttttcatgtatcaacaatcccaaagaagactttaaactgagcgaccgtaagagatttcgcctaattaggttactctcctcttcgaataggctacaccagtaacaacataaccgaTGAactttgctgtcacgaaggattagtttgctagaaatgcaaacttcaagtgtttatagactaggaagtttggacaccaaggaatttccaaaaccgaaaatattctcaagatattcattaaagcacaaattcggttttcataattcctggaaatgttctgtccaaaaataatgatcgaaatcactcagaaaatctttaattagtaaatgcacattactaatttttattttcctaaaaataaaattaaaatcttaaataaaagattcttaacttatttaatctttcgattctgggattttcttcctttagctattaaggaataactttgaacaataaaagataaacattattgtatgtgttgaaagtatgtcgacatctttacacattaaccaaatatatttcggtatctctaatatttctagaataatagaaaattcgaaaagatatttttggataattttttgtgttaaaaacacaaaccgtgctaggaTTTGATTGAGACTTTTTGTGGCCGATTGCACGTGTTcagaggatcggttcccctttgttgcacatgtccataggatcggttctcacatatttatggtatctaacttgtatgtgttgcacatgttcataggatcggttcccctttgcctaaaaacgtgttgcacatgtccatagggatcggttcccctttgctgcacctcatacaaggatcgattaccctttgtgagagattgcacctcttactaggatcggttcctctttacccagattcggtcatacacaatcacaaactcgatcataccatctcaggtgattacttaagatcggtttcactaataaaagtcataccaatacataagtcaggcctttgtgaatagttttaccaagaacacaaacaagtcatgagcggttatactaaatcatacatattggctgttcacaagatatgcaatgaataacaatcccaataacgcctggcgatttccttttcgattcataaacaagtttatgaacttacttccttaaaacacatgtaaaacattgtttcctattatgaaatcctcaccttatacccatacataatcgcaATAGGATTCAAccgattatggcgatgtcttatctacaaagtttaatggttaagaaataaacctcgtattatattccttaatattatgtctaactagaatgtaatcatgcttcgcagttttgttttcaatatacacgacttgaaagacacaagatagatatggaacaagtcaagtcatagttactaacctcaagctgaaggatgatgtctttgttgtcttcaatccatcttcagatctttgtgagtaactggagcacaatacttatatcatttctagtctaacctatcgaagttgactgtagtttacataatagcgactcgagttttggaactaaatatgacaaccaaacttgacataccaacgcttggtgggttcaaccgagcagtgctctaacagtcacgtcaccaataaataattcgtcgaattgagcaatgcttACTCAgtcgctcgaatattgatccaactatcaatattcagtaattcgtcgaattgagcaatacttgctcagttgttcgaatattgatccaactatcaatattcagtaattcgtcgtactgagcaatacttgctcagttgctcgaatattgatccaactatcaatattcagtaatttatcgatgctcagttgctcgaatttacaatatttgctcagacgagcaatatctaagaacgtctaacatgttcaatccacaaatcattgagcattcgatcactcatgctcgattcaacaaaacttagactcattgtctaatagtcaacgactgactaatcaaatacacgtcttccttgtagactccacattcgtgagacatcaatcacgtcatatggggggatattacttagacttttggtctggcggcctacgacacgtgtgttcatccacgatgaaaaatgtgagtaagtcgtgcaaacggttgaaggagttagcaaagtagtgggtggacgatcaaccaagtctccacacgacacggAATTGGttttaccatgatctcccactttcccactcttccgCTCATGAAAGCGTCACACTtattgggatcaatgtgttcgttgttctgacaatataaataggctctGAATCAATGACTGAAAGGACATTCGATTTTTAACAATCATCAATCGTCTACACACAAGTCTCAATCAAACTTATTTACAcatatttgcagaaaccttcaacacatccacaatccatcattgatcccacaattgtcagcttccctcctacagatcaacccatctccctctttgtgaccgaattgactctggaacagccattgacttggcttaggccggagtcctacagattgatctctcgaactcaaagcactcccgtgcagtgcatctgtgtaaggttaagcaatttgctcggttgaggagtcttgctCGAACCGTCATCTCTTCATTTCCCtaaaaaaacagcaaatcgtttttccccatctacaactgtctcacacaaatcatgtaagatgttacaaggcgattttcacatgatcctcttttgactttcgtcaagaatataagatgaacttggttaaagcgaaagcgtaccaacacatatttcgagaaaatatgtaagcgagttaaactcaggtcgaaatatcaaatgtgtataattgaagtctatatagctatacgatttttgtctcaaataggagataaaatagatagacttttgagtgatagatgagtccaagtctccacataccttttgttgatgaagttccacaagctccccttagtagtttttcgtctttgatctatgaatgtcgtgaagtctaatgctccactacactttctatcctaatccgagacttagctataagtagactagaaatcaaaacttatagttttgaaaactaaacttgacaacaagcttgaaatagcaacgcttgcgagttcgaccgagcagtgctctaacattatcgAGAAGGATAGTGCCTTAAATATCAGTCTTCAGGATTGGGTCACTAAGTGGATTTCAGATGATAATTTGAAAGAGAAGGCAGGGGTTGTTTTTTCAATTGCCTAGAGCATATGGAAAGATAGATGCTCTTGCGTCTTCCAAGGAAAAACTTTAAATCATCATGCCACAGCTAGACAAGCACTTAAGCTAGTCAATGACACGGAGTTGTATTTGAGTAATACAGAATCTTAGGAAACTATTAGTTCAGTTCTTGTAGAAGAAAATAATCTCTCAACAGTCATAAGCTCATAACCAACTGATTGCTATATTATTTTTAGTGATGCTGCTTTTGATAAGAATTCTAACTTATCGGGAAGTTGATTGGCTATGAATGATACTGCAGGTACTTTCCTTGGATGCAAAGTCAAAGCAGGGACTGTGAGGAGTGTAGAGGAAGCTGAAAGTCTCGCCTTATTGGAAGTTGTAATGTGGGCTAAGGAAAAAGGACCGAAGAAAGTGTGCTTTGTCAGTGATGCTAAAACAGTCATTGactcttttaattataataattttGGTATAATAGCTCAGTCTTAGATGACTGTAAAACAATTATTTCTAGCTTTTATTTTGGCAAGTTTGAATTCTTACACAGGAACTATATTGTTCTTGCTGATCAAGCAACAAAGTTTAGTATAAGGTTTAGAAACTCAGGAAAATGGATGGGAAATCTCCCTGAATTTCTCAGCTCtgtaatgtaatccgattctttcTCAACAAAAATtcttttctagcaaaaaaaaaaattaaaaagaaaaatatatatagagagagagcaACCAACTAGGCTTTTCATACCCTTTACTCTTCAATTTACTTCATCGCAAATCAAACTGACTGGACTCATTGTAACCATAATCGGTTCACAGTGAAACTTAAAATCAACACCCCTGTGGACATAGGCataaccgaaccacgtaaatcatatgtGGCATTTAGGttacggttgcacttagcacTTACAttacggttgcacttagcacTTACATTATCTTGGTTTATATTGCTTATGGACGCATTGTAAAACTCACTACTTCGATCTTACTACTAATATTAACTTGAGTGATTGCTGGATTTTCAGTAGTCACAAGATTCTTATTGGAGAGCATGTTCGAAAAGAAACAGGTACACAGAAGTACAAATTGAGTAGCCAATACTAGTAGACGATTGGTAAAACAATTACACTGTGAGCAATTTCGTAGGTGCGTCTATATGCtgccgtgaacctagaaagaaGATCAAGAATACTGAGGGGGAAGCATAGGAACATGCCGATTGGAAAACATTTTCGCACTTGAAACACCACACACTGATCGTAATTTAAACAGGTTTTTTTGCATTCTTCTGTCTGGGAAAATTAGCTAGCAACATAAGTTGAACAAAAATAACAGCTTCAGTGAATTGCAATGTTGTTTTAAATAGGAAATCCTCCTAAAAATATCATAACTATGCAATTTTTTGTTCAAGGCAAACAATTCTAAAAGAAAAGATGAAAGACACAGACATTAAGGTATGCATATCTCACGTAATAAGCTATAATTACATGGTGGTATTATTGGCTCATTGGCACTTGAGAATAGAATTGCAGACCACCAAAGATATGAAAGGACATCAAATTTGTACATTTCAATTTTGAACATCATTCTACCTCTGTAATAACTTTCAATGTCATCTATATGTAATTGTGGAGCTATTGATACCTATGCAAATTCAGTCTCTCTCTTTCTCCCGTTTTTCCAAGGATTCAAACTAGTTAAATGAAAATGATTATGCTAATATTTCCACTGTGGAGGTTTCTTTACGAATTGAAAACCATTTCAGTACTACGCATCCGATCCATACCCAGAAGACATAATCTGTCATCGTAGACATCCACGTATCCAAATGCATCTGAGCCTGGTGGACACTCTAGTGCAGCTTCAAGAACCCTATGGTGAATCCCATATGAATCGATATAGTATCCACCTTTGTGATCGTGACCTGCTAAGCATACCTTCACACAGTCATATTTGTGAATAATTTCCATCACTTCATCGTAATTCCAGCAAAGTGCTGTCTTGCTTGATGCACCAGGATCTAAGGGCATGTGGCAACATACAACAACCTTCTGTCCATTCTTAGTAGCATCCTGAAGTATCTCGTCAAGCCACTTCAACTGTCCTTCGCTGATACCCCCATTAAACTTCAGGAACCTTCTCTCAAGTCCCACTAATCCAGATGGACTGTTTTTATCTGTATTTGGATTCTTCTCTTGCAGAATCTTCAAGGCCTGCAGTGTTTTTGGATGATCCTGCGGCCAACCAATGGCACTGATGTCATACCCATCTAGAACTACAAATCTGTACTCTGGGGTCGGAGAAAAGTCATAGTATGCAGAACCATCCAAAGTTGGAATCTTCAATAAAGGAAGTAGGTCCTTGCGAGGAAGATTGTAAAGACAATGATTCCCAATCATGTGGTGGACAGACCCATTGAATTTCTCGAATTCAGAAACAACTTTCTCAACAGCCTTTAGAGAATCCTCTTTGGGGCAATAACCATCAACTATATCTCCTAGATTGACTGCAAATTTGAATTTACCTGGGTTGTTCCAATTTCTAACTGCCCTTTGCAGAACTAACATGCTGTGCCTGTAATACCTAGGAACACCAAGGTAGGAGCGACCATCAGGAATATCAGCATACTGGACATCGGAGATGACTCCAAAAGAGAAAAGTGGTTGCTTCCCTTGCATTGGTCTATCAGAATCGAAAAGGCTACGTGTGTGTATAGCTACCGAGTATTTATTCctattgaacaacacacaacaaaCAGTCAAATAAACTAGTATCAAGATTCTTGGCTCCGATGTAAGattctgttttttcttttagCTTATGCTTTTCATTTCCTTGAGAAAATATCGTGTTTTTTTTTCCCAAAGATAACTCAGCAGAAActaaaacaactaagctaaacaGAAACCCTCCTATgaaaacccaaaataaaatcaaaatcctaCTAAAATAAGAGTTTAAACATTACACGTCTAGCAATCCTAATAACTAAAGGTATTTGTTAAGACAGAAGGTCTATGATAATTGTTGAACTGTACAAGGACACCCTACATTCAATCCTCACTACACATTATTCATACAAAATTCACATTGAAATCAATTTTAGACAAATAAATCTTCCTAATTGATTAGAGCATTATCATAGTTAAGAAATTGCAAATTAATGGGGGGGAATCTGATAACTTACTTGTTTTGTAACCTTACTGAGATGAATTTGGGATAGAAATTGATTTTCAGATCGAGAAAGAGATTGGAGAAATGGGTTTAATAGAATTGATATTTTTATAGGTAATGAGAAATGGGTTTAGAGACGAGAGGGGTGAGAGATTTCAGTTTTAAGCAAATAAAAAATTCTAATTGTTCTGGGAAATaaaaactcctcaacactcaattTCATGCTCAAAAGCTCCAAATACGTTTCCTCACCCTTATTAGTTTTTTAATACTTTTGTTGTTTTAAAtgtgaaaggaaaagaaaagttttttttttctttgttttgatcaaTAAGTAAAAGAAAAGTTACGAAAAACTATACGGAGCCTAGCAAAATTTACATAGTTAAAAGCTATTCTagctaagaaaaaaaattaccaaTGCTAACAtttagatttttgttaaagggagaatAAAAAGTGATCCGAAGAGAGTGAAAATCATAATCGACTCATTGATTTTGTCAATTTGGTAATTTTATTTGACTAGGACTTAAAAACTCTTGGTTACACAAGCCGTGTAGGCACGCTAACTATCCAAACGCATTTGTTAATTTATTTGACCATCTCTGTACCTCCATTACTTcgcctaccaccaccaccacgttCTGTAGTTCaatccctagttagcaattcgtgaTTCGGCAAATATAGGGAACAACGTACGTACGGGTATTATTCGGATTAATAAAAGTCGAGATCGGTCAAAAATGCGGTCAACAGTTCGTGATTCGGCAGTAATTCGAAACGGTATACGTACGTATATCATTTGTTTTAGAGATATGAATTCGTTACACAAAATTCGGCTCATATATATATAATAAGTTGACTAACATTTCTAACCATAACATACTATTTTTTATATATTACTAGGTCTCAACCTGTGCCGTAATGGCACGGGtaaggatatgtgtttcaaatgtatccatcgatCCATACATGTCGTGACtgtctgagaagaatcgaactgatcgatccaggtctaaatgttttgaggagttggttaatatACATGTCCTTATCCTCAAATATTTTAATGTTGTGTATataagtcatacaaccctttgggacaaacatagaTAATCGTTAAAGCAAATCCTATGGGAAGTAGAACACTACTTCGTTAACTACTTCAAAGAAATATCATTaaaggtcattcaccaaacttgtaacaaaactaaaaacaccttAAATTAccttaaaatcaattagattaatcttgcgAAATTTGTTaccattagaatttaatttttctctttgatataaattgttgggttcccaatttacaatacatttgtatttattcattttcctaaaatttataataacatttaattcttgatccatttattttcttgtctctttacctattatcatgaactatttctcaagcatgcataattacacaagtcagggagaaatgacaaaaacagaaatcatgaaaaaaagggaataaagagagatgtgaaaaACTGAATCGATTATAATTAATTCATACGTAGCgttgcataatcccatgaagtagggagaaataatgacagaaatcatgacaaaaaaggaGAATAAAGAGAGgtgtgagaaactgaaccgattacaattaattcgcgtgtagccttgtgtTGGGTCAATTTTTTTAatggtttcatttttcttccttccCCTACCCGGAAAATCTTAAAATCAcatctttttttttggaaaaatctggctttaaaaattgttttaattttaaaaaataaaaaaaaaaaagtaatttgaaaactaaaatcaaattaaaacaaaacaaagaaaaattaaccaaggatgactaaataatttacctatcttagaaCACCTTTTTTCAGcatactaccactacttctttcaCCACCACATTATTGTCACCACTCGACCAATCTCACCAATTCCCCCATCATTGACTCCACCGCCGAtccaccactaccaccattagtgcttaatttaTACCTATATTAGGACCCATTTTCTCAcgctactaccactacttcttccgtcaccactccaccagtgtcaccaatacccaccaccattgcCCACCCTCACAACCACCATCAATGCTTACAGATATGGTTAGTATCAAATAAATTTActatgtatcaacaaaaatatattcatttgattaattaaagaaacatttattaagaaatatcaattgaacatttgttatcaaattttaattaaacgtgatcatttatatcctgcaagtataaatttgatcgttTTTTATCTAGCCTAACGTGTCCAAACTTTACTTTGAATTCTGAAaatgcaatcaattttattttaatactgaaaaccgtgatttattcgatcAGGTACTATAAATAGCTAggatcccatttgggtgatccagcggtcatgatcatattgtcttatatatgatttagtatcctcctcaaaatatttgtgttttgtccttaccaATTGTGCTAAAACACagacaactacatctatcacaataaaatgttgcccatcttgtaaagacacaaaactattattgtccactactattcactaacatccaccacgCCCACTATTTTCTCCACCACAAAAAATCAATCTTAACCAATCAGGAAAATAATACTTGAACCATCAATattagatggatccaatctggaCAAAACACAAATCAGGAAAATAATGTTGACATCTGCATTGCCTAACCAATCTAAATCGAATTTTGTTAAGAATTAATCTACTATTTATCCCATTCGGGTGATAAATATTTGTGGTTGAATCTCGAGTTCAtcaatatatatagtttttaataaacttatttattaataacatatttatttattagattccttaaagaaacatttatcatggaaaattaattaatcattcatcatgagtaATTAAtagaacactaattaataaagtatttataatggttagttaAAAAAACCACGACCAtagatttatccctcctagacaAATTTCGGctattctttatctttcctaacttagccaagctttgtttttTATTCTAGAAGATTATATTTAAGGTGAAAAATAAGTTGTAAATATGTTATATTCGGAACCTGTGGCATATTAACCAAAACAACTGCATAGAGAAGTTGGTTAGATGAACTTTGAGGGAACAAGAGGAGGCATGTTCGAATCCGGTCAAGCGTCATCTTTTTTTCCCGTCCGAATGAGCCtagcgaatcattcgcgaatccGAAAAGTTCGTGCATTATACGGGAGGCTGGTATAATACACATACTAGGTTCGGAGTTTGATCCGGAATAAAACGAAAAACGTAGCAGTTCGGAATAATtcgccgaattgctaactagggttcaACTTCAACCAACAAAATATAGTTCAAGTAACAATGGTGGGCCACGATATGTAGATCCTACAAATAGAAAGGAAGAGGTAATTTTAAATTTAATCCGCTGCAATAAAAAACTAACCACCGaaatttaacctaatttgcttaaCTTACACCATCAATCAAAGAACTTGAGTAagacgaaattgaagattttttttaaatatccGCCATTGCAAATAATAGCAGCCAAGAACCCAAATTAGAATGCAGTAATtaaacctggcttgattggtgtacacccaaattaattggggtatacctaatgagacaaaaactaggtcattatgaagtaaaagaagccaccccTTATCCTTGTATTTTATAAATGATAAAATTGCCCCTGCaatgattaacactaatttaattgaaatgattagattagttaaattagttagattAGTTACTTGATTTATATGAGCGGAtttggaaataattgagagtAAGAAAGAGAATGAAGTAGTAGAGGAAGTTTTTGGGgggaaagttagggtttttgtgaaatttgtgatatgagtgattctaattctaatcctgattttgaagtgagggagtcttctaactttcctcctacagatgagtacttgtatgatgacctaccaaatcatgatcaaatggattacatgcatgatcctcacttttgttttcctcaaactcaaaatggctatggaagtgatgaatatcttgtgccaaacgtagaatccaatgacccagaagaagagaatggagctgcaagtaatcaggtagacaacctacgtggtgaagattgtgatttttccatgcaaatgatcgattttggtttttttttttcacttttgcttCGATCATGCCGACCTTAAACGCTGACGTGGTTTGTATTTGAACAATGTTCCG
This genomic interval from Papaver somniferum cultivar HN1 unplaced genomic scaffold, ASM357369v1 unplaced-scaffold_33, whole genome shotgun sequence contains the following:
- the LOC113341967 gene encoding manganese-dependent ADP-ribose/CDP-alcohol diphosphatase-like isoform X2 yields the protein MLVLQRAVRNWNNPGKFKFAVNLGDIVDGYCPKEDSLKAVEKVVSEFEKFNGSVHHMIGNHCLYNLPRKDLLPLLKIPTLDGSAYYDFSPTPEYRFVVLDGYDISAIGWPQDHPKTLQALKILQEKNPNTDKNSPSGLVGLERRFLKFNGGISEGQLKWLDEILQDATKNGQKVVVCCHMPLDPGASSKTALCWNYDEVMEIIHKYDCVKVCLAGHDHKGGYYIDSYGIHHRVLEAALECPPGSDAFGYVDVYDDRLCLLGMDRMRSTEMVFNS
- the LOC113341967 gene encoding manganese-dependent ADP-ribose/CDP-alcohol diphosphatase-like isoform X1, translating into MQGKQPLFSFGVISDVQYADIPDGRSYLGVPRYYRHSMLVLQRAVRNWNNPGKFKFAVNLGDIVDGYCPKEDSLKAVEKVVSEFEKFNGSVHHMIGNHCLYNLPRKDLLPLLKIPTLDGSAYYDFSPTPEYRFVVLDGYDISAIGWPQDHPKTLQALKILQEKNPNTDKNSPSGLVGLERRFLKFNGGISEGQLKWLDEILQDATKNGQKVVVCCHMPLDPGASSKTALCWNYDEVMEIIHKYDCVKVCLAGHDHKGGYYIDSYGIHHRVLEAALECPPGSDAFGYVDVYDDRLCLLGMDRMRSTEMVFNS